One Diceros bicornis minor isolate mBicDic1 chromosome 41, mDicBic1.mat.cur, whole genome shotgun sequence genomic region harbors:
- the LOC131400036 gene encoding cytochrome c oxidase assembly factor 1 homolog isoform X1 has translation MFTELQGDQDSWCRSPGSRMSMPLGKLVLFTSVMAGGSCTLIYYLIQKAFSRASYYQLALEQLRSRPEALEALGSPLNVHYLHLTDKYNFVDIADAQLKIPVSGSKSEGHLYVSSSRDAPFKRWHLQEVVLELKDGQQIPVFKFSGENGAEVKKD, from the exons tctCCAGGAAGCAGGATGTCAATGCCTCTGGGGAAACTTGTCCTTTTTACCAGCGTGATGGCTGGCGGGAGCTGCACCCTGATATATTACCTTATACAGA AGGCTTTTTCCAGGGCTTCCTATTACCAGCTGGCACTGGAGCAGCTGCGTAGCCGCCCCGAGGCCCTGGAAGCTCTGGGCAGCCCCCTCAACGTTCACTATCTCCACCTCACCGACAAGTACAACTTCGTGGACATTGCTGATGCCCAG TTGAAGATTCCTGTTTCTGGATCCAAGTCAGAGGGCCATCTCTATGTCAGCTCATCCAGAGATGCCCCCTTTAAGAG GTGGCACCTTCAGGAGGTCGTCTTAGAGCTCAAGGATGGTCAGCAGATTCCTGTGTTCAAGTTCAGTGGGGAGAATGGTGCTGAAGTCAAAAAGGACTAA
- the LOC131400036 gene encoding cytochrome c oxidase assembly factor 1 homolog isoform X2 → MSMPLGKLVLFTSVMAGGSCTLIYYLIQKAFSRASYYQLALEQLRSRPEALEALGSPLNVHYLHLTDKYNFVDIADAQLKIPVSGSKSEGHLYVSSSRDAPFKRWHLQEVVLELKDGQQIPVFKFSGENGAEVKKD, encoded by the exons ATGTCAATGCCTCTGGGGAAACTTGTCCTTTTTACCAGCGTGATGGCTGGCGGGAGCTGCACCCTGATATATTACCTTATACAGA AGGCTTTTTCCAGGGCTTCCTATTACCAGCTGGCACTGGAGCAGCTGCGTAGCCGCCCCGAGGCCCTGGAAGCTCTGGGCAGCCCCCTCAACGTTCACTATCTCCACCTCACCGACAAGTACAACTTCGTGGACATTGCTGATGCCCAG TTGAAGATTCCTGTTTCTGGATCCAAGTCAGAGGGCCATCTCTATGTCAGCTCATCCAGAGATGCCCCCTTTAAGAG GTGGCACCTTCAGGAGGTCGTCTTAGAGCTCAAGGATGGTCAGCAGATTCCTGTGTTCAAGTTCAGTGGGGAGAATGGTGCTGAAGTCAAAAAGGACTAA